One Aliidiomarina minuta genomic region harbors:
- a CDS encoding epoxyqueuosine reductase QueH, whose translation MAKSSMETVVLETPTGSDHVLLHSCCAPCSGEVMERMADAGIKFTIFFYNPNIHPEKEYQLRKEENIRFAEKLGVPFIDADYDSKNWFERVKGLEWEPERGERCTECFDMRFERTALYAYEHGFDTITSCLGISRWKNMEQINDCGQRAVAPYEGMHYWTFNWRKQGGAARMVEISKRERFYQQEYCGCVYSLRDTNKWRLENGRDRIQLGVQYYE comes from the coding sequence ATGGCTAAATCATCTATGGAAACCGTTGTTCTTGAAACCCCGACTGGTTCCGATCATGTGCTTTTACACTCCTGTTGTGCACCTTGTTCAGGCGAAGTGATGGAACGCATGGCAGATGCCGGGATTAAATTTACCATCTTCTTTTATAATCCGAATATTCACCCTGAAAAAGAATACCAGTTGCGTAAGGAAGAGAATATTCGTTTTGCAGAAAAGCTGGGTGTTCCTTTTATCGATGCCGATTACGATAGTAAAAACTGGTTTGAACGGGTTAAAGGCCTGGAATGGGAACCAGAGCGCGGAGAGCGTTGTACGGAGTGTTTTGATATGCGCTTTGAACGTACCGCGTTGTATGCATACGAGCACGGCTTTGACACTATTACCAGTTGTCTGGGGATTTCGCGCTGGAAGAATATGGAACAGATCAACGACTGCGGTCAGCGTGCTGTAGCACCTTATGAAGGCATGCATTACTGGACCTTCAACTGGCGTAAGCAAGGTGGAGCTGCGCGCATGGTTGAAATCTCTAAACGTGAACGTTTTTATCAGCAGGAATATTGTGGTTGTGTATATTCTTTGCGGGATACAAATAA
- a CDS encoding DUF2784 domain-containing protein: MSNPWYERVPAPGLLADIVMLAHAAVVLFVLIAVVLVCIGWAKNWEWIRNFWFRATHLCIIAVIVIQALRGRYCPLTYWEMDLRSAAGQAGYDRSFIDYWVSQFLYYDLPGWIFTLIYLSFAALVLLTWWKVPPRWPGKFGSDRK, encoded by the coding sequence ATGAGTAATCCTTGGTATGAGCGAGTGCCTGCGCCTGGTTTACTGGCCGATATCGTGATGCTGGCGCATGCGGCTGTGGTTCTTTTTGTACTTATTGCTGTTGTGCTAGTGTGCATAGGTTGGGCGAAAAACTGGGAATGGATACGTAATTTCTGGTTCAGAGCTACACATCTGTGCATTATTGCGGTGATTGTCATTCAGGCTTTACGTGGCAGATACTGTCCGTTGACTTACTGGGAAATGGATCTGAGGAGCGCAGCAGGACAGGCCGGTTATGATCGCTCTTTTATTGATTATTGGGTCTCTCAGTTTCTGTATTATGATTTACCTGGCTGGATTTTCACCCTTATATACTTAAGTTTCGCGGCCCTGGTGTTGTTAACCTGGTGGAAAGTTCCACCCAGGTGGCCTGGGAAATTCGGCTCTGACCGCAAATAA
- a CDS encoding putative RNA methyltransferase, with protein MGISGTEAMVNAGFTRLACPIDGKPLQLQDKSWRCPDNHCFDQARQGYVHLLPVQQKRSRDPGDSKEMIAARRRFLNSGFYQPVADTLAKAVLTSPHHELACLDAGCGEGYYLRVLSSLNTTKSIQMLGLDISKAAIISAAKQDKGPSWVVGSNARLPVQNESVDCLFSVFGFPVYAEFARVLKPGGHLYMLDPGPEHLRQLREIIYPQVKSQCVEEKTDPPGFATQSIETISYMIRLTDGQQIADLLLMTPHLFRASAAGRALAAELQHIEVQVEVRLRTLQRL; from the coding sequence ATGGGCATATCTGGGACTGAAGCTATGGTTAACGCTGGTTTTACCAGGCTTGCTTGCCCTATAGACGGCAAGCCTTTGCAGTTGCAGGATAAGAGCTGGCGCTGCCCCGATAATCATTGCTTTGATCAGGCCCGCCAGGGTTATGTACATTTATTGCCCGTACAACAAAAGCGCTCCCGCGACCCCGGCGATAGCAAAGAAATGATTGCAGCTCGCCGCCGCTTTCTCAATAGTGGCTTTTATCAGCCAGTCGCTGACACTCTGGCTAAGGCTGTATTAACTTCCCCTCACCATGAATTAGCCTGCCTGGATGCCGGTTGTGGAGAAGGCTACTATTTACGGGTGTTGTCCTCCCTGAATACGACTAAATCTATACAAATGCTGGGGCTGGATATTTCTAAAGCGGCGATAATTAGCGCTGCAAAGCAGGATAAAGGGCCAAGTTGGGTGGTAGGCAGTAACGCGCGTTTACCGGTGCAGAACGAATCGGTAGACTGCCTGTTTTCAGTATTTGGTTTTCCGGTATATGCCGAGTTTGCCCGGGTACTTAAACCTGGCGGCCATCTATATATGCTGGACCCTGGCCCAGAGCATCTGCGCCAGCTTCGTGAAATCATCTATCCTCAAGTTAAGAGCCAGTGTGTTGAAGAAAAAACCGACCCTCCCGGTTTCGCAACGCAATCAATTGAAACCATCAGTTACATGATACGGCTCACGGATGGACAACAAATTGCAGACCTGCTGCTTATGACTCCTCATCTTTTTCGCGCCAGCGCCGCAGGGCGTGCCCTGGCAGCCGAACTTCAGCATATAGAGGTTCAGGTGGAGGTACGGCTACGTACTTTGCAACGCCTCTGA
- a CDS encoding cold-shock protein, producing the protein MSNTVTGTVKWFNESKGFGFIEREGGPDVFAHFSAISSSGFKTLAEGQKVEFTVTQGQKGPQAENIVAL; encoded by the coding sequence ATGTCTAATACAGTTACTGGTACAGTTAAGTGGTTCAACGAGTCTAAAGGCTTTGGTTTCATCGAGCGCGAAGGCGGTCCAGATGTATTCGCTCATTTCAGCGCTATTTCTAGCTCAGGTTTCAAAACCTTAGCTGAAGGCCAAAAAGTTGAGTTCACTGTAACTCAAGGCCAAAAAGGCCCACAAGCTGAGAACATCGTAGCTCTATAA
- a CDS encoding alpha/beta hydrolase produces MKQLAWVTILASLLLSTDLMANDNREITLCGALKERFMFQVWSMNAPDRDPQQVIRHPQIETTEFRAGDGKIMRGYKYQANGEPEGYLLAAMGNAMVSDDMIIALSEYAEAGYDVYVYDYRGYADSDGRRRLKAILKDYQEMINQLSTEYERALLYGISFGGIVMMNAIGAGVDFDAAVIDSSPSTLSDHGCPESVDPIRHLSPDTADRLMIITGDRDSVLRDSMTAPLRDRAEELGARIYQGADFGHPFMDRSEVHDRRTRMIREHLLNN; encoded by the coding sequence ATGAAGCAGTTAGCCTGGGTGACAATATTAGCGTCTTTACTGTTGAGTACTGATTTGATGGCAAATGACAATCGCGAAATTACGCTTTGTGGCGCATTAAAAGAACGTTTTATGTTTCAGGTATGGAGCATGAATGCACCCGATCGCGATCCTCAGCAGGTAATTCGCCATCCGCAAATCGAAACTACTGAATTCAGAGCCGGAGACGGCAAGATCATGCGGGGTTATAAATATCAGGCAAACGGAGAGCCTGAAGGCTACTTATTAGCTGCTATGGGGAATGCTATGGTCAGTGATGACATGATTATAGCGCTGAGTGAGTACGCTGAAGCGGGTTATGATGTCTATGTTTACGACTACCGTGGTTATGCTGACTCTGATGGTCGGCGTCGATTGAAAGCTATACTTAAAGACTACCAGGAGATGATTAACCAGCTGAGCACTGAATATGAGCGAGCTTTACTTTATGGTATCTCTTTTGGTGGCATCGTGATGATGAACGCTATCGGCGCGGGAGTGGATTTTGACGCCGCGGTGATAGATTCCAGCCCATCCACATTGTCTGACCATGGCTGTCCGGAATCTGTAGACCCCATTCGCCACCTGTCGCCGGATACAGCAGATAGATTAATGATCATTACCGGTGACAGAGATTCAGTGCTAAGAGACTCTATGACAGCGCCATTAAGAGACCGAGCAGAGGAGCTCGGTGCGCGTATCTATCAAGGAGCTGATTTTGGTCATCCTTTTATGGACCGATCTGAAGTCCACGACCGACGAACACGTATGATCAGGGAGCATTTACTAAATAACTGA
- a CDS encoding HEAT repeat domain-containing protein — protein MKFLPYLIPCFLLLAGCAQFDSDSAGTGATRTTGAGSEISSRRSAESIEEDIKYYISKLPDRDYTDTYGGEEHPKTWYIAAEALGWIGKPAVPHLMQRLNSRDPYEVMLALYALQLATQDGDITWRTNGEYIRLGTVLDEGYNYENRVIAREWWRRHGHIWD, from the coding sequence TTGAAATTTTTGCCCTATTTGATTCCCTGTTTTCTGTTGCTTGCCGGCTGCGCTCAATTTGACTCCGATTCAGCAGGAACAGGCGCAACACGTACTACGGGCGCGGGATCAGAGATATCTTCACGTCGCTCAGCTGAGAGTATTGAAGAGGATATTAAGTATTATATTTCTAAGTTACCAGATCGGGACTATACCGATACCTATGGAGGGGAAGAACACCCGAAAACCTGGTATATCGCTGCTGAAGCCCTGGGTTGGATAGGAAAGCCAGCCGTCCCTCATCTTATGCAGCGGCTGAACTCACGCGACCCTTATGAAGTGATGCTGGCCCTGTATGCATTGCAGCTGGCTACTCAGGATGGTGATATTACCTGGCGAACCAATGGCGAGTATATTCGTCTGGGTACTGTGTTGGACGAAGGATATAATTACGAAAACAGAGTCATTGCCCGCGAATGGTGGCGTCGACATGGGCATATCTGGGACTGA